One part of the Leucobacter triazinivorans genome encodes these proteins:
- a CDS encoding EthD family reductase: protein MQVLTVLYPEPTDRAAFAEYYRSTHLPLCAQLPGVQDITYALDVCEPGEGPYYAIFRATFADEAAMGAALASPEGRAVEADVPNYASGGAIVIPHAAESFPLG from the coding sequence ATGCAGGTGCTCACCGTGCTCTACCCCGAGCCGACCGACCGCGCCGCATTCGCGGAGTACTACCGGAGCACCCACCTGCCGCTGTGCGCGCAGCTGCCGGGGGTGCAGGACATCACGTACGCGCTCGACGTCTGCGAGCCCGGCGAGGGTCCGTACTACGCGATCTTCCGGGCGACCTTCGCCGACGAGGCCGCGATGGGCGCGGCCCTGGCCTCGCCCGAGGGGCGGGCCGTCGAGGCCGATGTGCCGAACTACGCGAGCGGCGGGGCCATCGTGATCCCGCACGCGGCCGAGTCGTTTCCGCTCGGCTGA
- a CDS encoding amidase family protein gives MPAALPDGAVDETLRARDAAETLGGAAFVTVVGTAEIERELVRAARIGRPAADPLVGRAVAVKDNIHVGGLPSTAATPALRHYVPRVDASAVARLRARGMVVVGKANLHELALGVTSTRTAIGPVANPALPGRVAGGSSGGNAAIIAAGVCRYGIGSDTGGSTRIPAACTDTWGFRPSTGRYPEDGAVSIAFSRDTVGPMAADLASLRRLDAVLAGELVGACAGRSAEGAVPSTLRIGVDADDLARCDAAVAAGASAALTLLAAAPEVRLVPIDLAALDRAVAAFEPALGAHELAPSLRSVLAGDARLPSLDAVIEQMVDPHAVHLLESSLAATAGGVWSARLHTLLNDCARARAAYLALLGRHRIDAVLRPAVPVLPPASEETATSSLAGCGDLFARMTSFTRLATVVGSPSLALPLGRLLGRAGTGLLLDGAPGRDAELLAAAARVERVLASGSLARRRPLAG, from the coding sequence ATGCCGGCAGCGCTGCCCGACGGCGCCGTCGACGAGACCCTGCGCGCCAGGGACGCGGCCGAGACGCTCGGGGGCGCAGCATTCGTGACGGTCGTCGGCACCGCCGAGATCGAGCGCGAGCTCGTGCGGGCCGCGCGGATCGGCCGGCCGGCCGCCGATCCGCTCGTCGGCCGCGCGGTCGCCGTGAAGGACAACATCCACGTCGGCGGTCTGCCGAGCACCGCGGCGACGCCGGCTCTGCGGCACTACGTGCCCCGCGTCGACGCCTCCGCGGTCGCCCGGCTGCGCGCGCGGGGCATGGTGGTGGTCGGCAAAGCGAACCTGCACGAGCTCGCGCTCGGGGTGACGTCGACCCGCACCGCGATCGGGCCGGTGGCGAACCCGGCGCTGCCGGGGCGGGTGGCGGGCGGGTCGAGCGGAGGGAACGCCGCGATCATCGCGGCCGGGGTCTGCCGCTACGGCATCGGCAGCGACACCGGCGGGTCGACCCGGATCCCGGCGGCCTGCACCGACACCTGGGGGTTCCGCCCGAGCACCGGGCGCTACCCCGAGGACGGCGCGGTGAGCATCGCGTTCTCCCGGGATACCGTGGGGCCGATGGCGGCCGACCTCGCGTCGCTCCGCCGCCTCGACGCGGTGCTGGCGGGGGAGCTCGTGGGGGCGTGCGCCGGACGGAGCGCCGAGGGAGCGGTGCCGTCCACGCTGCGCATCGGCGTCGACGCCGACGATCTCGCGCGCTGCGACGCGGCGGTGGCCGCGGGGGCCTCGGCCGCCCTGACGCTGCTCGCCGCGGCGCCGGAGGTGCGGCTGGTGCCGATCGACCTGGCCGCCCTCGATCGCGCCGTCGCGGCGTTCGAACCGGCGCTCGGCGCGCACGAGCTGGCGCCGTCGCTCAGGAGCGTCCTCGCGGGCGACGCGCGGCTGCCGTCGCTGGACGCCGTGATCGAGCAGATGGTGGATCCGCACGCGGTGCACCTGCTCGAGTCGAGCCTCGCCGCGACGGCCGGCGGTGTCTGGAGCGCGCGCCTGCACACCCTGCTGAACGATTGCGCGCGTGCGCGAGCGGCGTACCTCGCCCTGCTCGGGCGGCACCGGATCGACGCGGTGTTGCGGCCTGCGGTGCCGGTCCTCCCACCGGCGTCGGAGGAGACGGCGACCTCCTCGCTCGCGGGCTGCGGCGACCTCTTCGCGCGCATGACCTCCTTCACCCGTCTCGCGACGGTGGTGGGCTCGCCCAGCCTCGCGCTGCCGCTCGGCCGGCTGCTCGGACGCGCGGGAACCGGGCTGCTGCTCGACGGAGCGCCGGGTCGCGACGCCGAACTGCTCGCCGCGGCGGCGCGCGTCGAGCGGGTCCTCGCCTCCGGCTCGCTCGCCCGGCGGCGGCCGCTCGCCGGGTGA